The following nucleotide sequence is from bacterium.
CCGCTGTTGGATGTGGCGAAAGCAGTGGGCACTTCGCTGGGCGTCTGATCAGGGCCTCCACAGGACGGGTGCTTCCAGCCGCTCCGGCGGGTTTTAAGATAGTCGCTTGGAGTCCATGCATTTTATTCAGAAACTTGCTGTTGCAGTTATCAAGTACAGCATGAAAGATGGATGGATACGGCTGCGATAGCGGGGCAGCTGTTGCGGACCCCTGTTGCGCAGGTGGTAGGTCAGGGTTTGCCCATCATTGCATTGTTAAGAACCCTGACCGCCCCTTCGCTGCCAATAGAGTTGATAAAAAATAATCAAGAACCGACGGAGTTGTGGTCTTGAATTACCATCTTGAGAGGCTTGCCTGATTTCAGCGCCGGGAGTCTCGGCGATTTGTGTTTGCTGCGTGGGGAAAATGGATAGTAACTATTTTTCGTCTCGAACTTACATGTCTTTCACTCTTTCTTCATGGAGAAAAAGATGTTTAAAACCAAATCGATCAAAAGCCTGGCGCTGATGCTGATCCTCGCCGTGGCTGGGCTCCATGCCCAGGGCTACTTGGAACTGCAGAACCAGGTGGTCAAGCACACGCTTGACAACGGCCTGCGCCTCCTTGTTCTGGAGCGTCATGAAGCGCCGGTGGTATCGTTTGTCACTTACGCCGACGTCGGTGCGGTCAATGAAAGCGAGGGCATCACCGGCATCTCGCACATCTTTGAGCACATGGCCTTCAAAGGCACACACACGGTGGGCACCAAGGACATCGAGGCTGAGCTTAAGGCCATGGCCAAAGAGGATGAGACTTTTTATGCCTGGCGCGCCGAATACGCCAAAGGAGCCCTGTCCGATCCGGTCAAACTAAAAGAACTGGAAGAGGAGCACCAGGCGGCCGTGGCTGAGGCCCAAACCTATGTCGTCACTAACGAACTCAGCCAGGCCATCGAGAGGGCCGGAGGCACTGGCATGAACGCCAGCACTGGCTATGATCAGACCGTCTATTTTTACAACCTTCCTTCCAACAAGGTGGAGCTGTGGATGTCGCTCGAATCGGACCGTTTCCTCAACCCGGTGTTGCGCGAGTTCTACACCGAAAAGCAGGTGGTGATGGAGGAGCGGCGTCTTCGTACTGAGAGCCAACCGATCGGCAGACTGTTAGAAGAGTTTTTGGCGATATCTTACAAAGCCCACCCCTACGGCGAACCGGTTGTCGGCCACATGTCGGATCTCAAGACCCTGAGCCGCCAAGACGCCATTGATTATTTCAAGACCCATTATACGCCTGCCAACCTGGTGCTTGCTGTAGTCGGCGACGTCAAGGCCGCTGAGGTGATTCGCCTGGCCGAGACTTACTGGGGCCGGCTGCCCAAAGGTCCGGAACGCCGACCGGTTTTCACCGAAGAACCGCCGCAACTCGGGCAGAAGAGGATCGAGATGGAGGATGCGATGCAACCGATCCTCATCCTCGGCTATCATCGGCCCAGCGTTTTCAGCAAAGACTCGGCGGTTCTCGATGCCATCAGCGATGTGTTGGGCAGCGGCCGCACCAGCCGCTTGTATAAAAGACTGGTAAAAGAGAAAAAGATCGCTGTTCAGGTGGCCGCCATTGCCAACATCACTGAAAAGTATCCCAGCCTGTATATCTTTCTGGCAGTGCCCTCGCAGGGCCATACCACCGCCGAGTGCGAAGCAGCAATCCTCGAGGAATTGGAAAAGCTGAAAAAGGAGCCGCTCACCGTCGAAGAGCTGACTGCGGTCAAAACCCGCGCCAAGGCCGCTTTTCTCGAGGGACTTGATTCTAACAGCGGTCTGGCCCAGCAACTCGCCGACGCGGAGGTGCGCTATCATGACTTTCGGCAGATGTTCACCCGCACTGCAAAAATCGAAGCCATTCAGGCTGCGGACATCCAGCGTGTGGCCGCAGAAATTTTCGTCAAGCGCAACAGCACTGTGGCGGTCATCGTACCCCCGGCCAAAGCCGACTGAAGAAAGGGAACAGGAATGAAAAAGACAACCATGATGATGACAGGGCTGATCCTCTTCGCCCTGATTTTCAGCCTGGCCCCGCTCGCCTCAGGCCAGAAACATTACAAG
It contains:
- a CDS encoding insulinase family protein, whose product is MLILAVAGLHAQGYLELQNQVVKHTLDNGLRLLVLERHEAPVVSFVTYADVGAVNESEGITGISHIFEHMAFKGTHTVGTKDIEAELKAMAKEDETFYAWRAEYAKGALSDPVKLKELEEEHQAAVAEAQTYVVTNELSQAIERAGGTGMNASTGYDQTVYFYNLPSNKVELWMSLESDRFLNPVLREFYTEKQVVMEERRLRTESQPIGRLLEEFLAISYKAHPYGEPVVGHMSDLKTLSRQDAIDYFKTHYTPANLVLAVVGDVKAAEVIRLAETYWGRLPKGPERRPVFTEEPPQLGQKRIEMEDAMQPILILGYHRPSVFSKDSAVLDAISDVLGSGRTSRLYKRLVKEKKIAVQVAAIANITEKYPSLYIFLAVPSQGHTTAECEAAILEELEKLKKEPLTVEELTAVKTRAKAAFLEGLDSNSGLAQQLADAEVRYHDFRQMFTRTAKIEAIQAADIQRVAAEIFVKRNSTVAVIVPPAKAD